A window from Onychostoma macrolepis isolate SWU-2019 chromosome 07, ASM1243209v1, whole genome shotgun sequence encodes these proteins:
- the ptpmt1 gene encoding phosphatidylglycerophosphatase and protein-tyrosine phosphatase 1: MSSVLARTLFYPTLAYNVVMEKITSRQWYNRVDPTVILGALPFRSMTEELVQKEKVKGVITMNEEYETKYFCNSAEEWRDVGVEQIRLSTVDLTGVPSLEHIHKGVDFALKHQEQGTSVYIHCKAGRSRSATIAAAYLIRLHCWSPEEACKVLASVRPHVLIRSAQLEILQEYYKQVCSSESS, translated from the exons ATGTCGAGTGTTTTAGCAAGGACTTTATTTTATCCCACTCTCGCTTACAATGTTGTCATGGAAAAGATCACTTCCAGACAATGGTATAATCGCGTGGACCCTACTGTCATACTTGGTGCTCTTCCATTCAGGTCAATGACAGAGGAG TTGGTCCAAAAAGAGAAAGTCAAAGGAGTTATTACTATGAATGAGGAATATGAGACAAAATATTTCTGCAATTCAGCTGAG GAGTGGCGAGATGTTGGCGTTGAGCAGATCAGACTCAGCACAGTGGACCTGACAGGTGTTCCCAGCCTAGAGCACATTCATAAGGGTGTGGACTTTGCCTTGAAACATCAAGAGCAGGGCACCAGTGTCTATATTCACTGTAAGGCTGGCCGCTCACGCAGTGCAACTATTGCAGCTGCATACCTCATCAGG CTGCACTGTTGGAGTCCTGAGGAGGCCTGTAAGGTGCTGGCCTCAGTCCGGCCCCATGTGCTGATCCGCTCAGCTCAGTTGGAGATACTGCAGGAGTACTACAAGCAAGTGTGCAGTTCTGAGTCCAGCTAG